In the genome of Gemmatimonadales bacterium, the window GGGATGTTCGCGTTCACGCTCCTCACGGCGGTGCTGGCGCTGTGGCTCAACGCGAGATTCGGCGTGACCGAAAAGACGATCGGCTTCTTCTTCATGTATTACGGCGGGCTTTCGTTCGTGATGCGGTCGGCCTTCCTCGGCCCGGTGGTCGACCGGATCGGCGAGATCGGCGCGCTCCGCGTCGGGACGATCCTGCTCACCGTGGGAATGCTGCTTTATCCCCTCGTCCCCACCGTATGGTTGATGGCGGTCGTCATTCCATTTGTTCCGATTGGTACCGCGCTGATGTTTCCCTCGGTCACTTCGCTCCTCTCACACGCGGTGAACCAGGCCGAACTCGGGACGATGATGGGGGTGGCGCAGACCTTTGCCGGGTCGGCGCGGGTGCTGGCACCGATTCTCGGCACAATTGCATTCCAGCGCCTGGGCGTGAATTCGCCGTTCGTCCTCGGCGGGTGCATCGTGGCAATGGTCAGTTGGGTGACATTCCGCCATATTCGGGCCCCGTCTCCGGCCGAATCCATCGTCTGAGGCGTTCGGCGTTATCATCAAGGGATGGCCATGATTCCTCTGCCTGAGAGCAGCGCCGGCTTTGCCGACGCTACCTGGGATACGCTTGCGCCTTTTTACCGGGAGCTGGAGCTCGCCCCGGTCGACGCGTCGTCGCTCGAGGAATGGCTGGCGCGGTGGTCACGGCTCGACGAGCTGGTGACCGAGGCGGCGTCGCTCGCGATGATCGCCTACACCTGCGACACCGCCGACGAATCCAAGAAGACAGCCCATCTCCGGTTCACGACGTCAATCCTTCCGCGCCTCGAAGAGGCTGAGGTTCTGCTCGCCAAGCGCTTGATCGCCATCGGGACCGACCGCCCCGATTTTCAGACTGCATTGCGCCGCTTCCGCACCGCGATCGAGATCTTCCGCGAGGCGAACGTCGCGCTGGTCTCGGAGGCCGAAGCGCTGGCGGCGCAGTACCAGCAGACGACCGGCACGATGACCGTCGATTGGGGTGGAGAGCGCGTCCCGCTGCCGCGGCTGGCTCCGTTTCTCAAGAGCCACGATCGGGCGGTGCGCGAATCGGCGTGGCGCGCGTCGAATTCTCCGTACGTGGCTGCACACGACGACCTCGCGGCATTGTTCGATCGGATGGTATCGATCCGGCAACAGATGGCGCACAACGCAGGGTTCCGCGATTTCCGCGACTACTCCTTCACGGCGAAGTGCCGCTTCGACTACACCCCACCCGACTGCGAACGGCTGCACGACGCAATCGAGCGTCACGTTGTCCCGGCGACGTTGCGGACCCTCGAACATCGGCGCGCCAGGCTGGGGCTTCCGGCGCTTCGCCCCTGGGACCTTGCCATCGATCCGTGGCGCGAAACGTCGCCGGTACCCTATCGTGACGTGAAGGAATTGCAGGAGACCGCCGCACGGATCTTTACGTCAGTCGATCCGGCGCTCGGCGATCAGTTCCGCACGATGATGACGGAACATCTGCTCGATCTCGAATCGAGATCCGGCAAGGCGCCGGGCGGGTACTGCGACACGCTGCACGCGCGCGGCCGTCCGTTCGTGTTCATGAACGCCGCGGGTGTGGCCGAAGACGTCACCACACTGCTCCACGAAGCCGGTCACTGTTTCCATGCGTTCGCGTCCCACGCCAAACCGTTCATCTGGCAGCGGCATCCCGGTGCCGAGTCGGCGGAGCTGGCGTCGATGTCGATGGAACTCCTGGCGGCACCGCACCTGGCGCGTCCGGTCGGGTACTACACCGACGCCGACGCGATGTCGACCCGGCTCGAGCATCTCGAGGACGCGCTCCTCTCGCTGGCGCACATCGCCTCGGTCGATGCCTTCCAGTCATGGATCTACACCAGCGCCCAGGGGAACGATGCCGCCGTGCGCGACCGGACGTGGCTGGCGCTGCGCGAACGCTTTGAACCGGGAATCGACTGGAGCGGGTTGACCGACGAACGGGTGGCGCGGTGGTATCGCCAGCTGCACATCTTCCTTTACCCCTTCTACTACATCGAGTACGGGATCGCGCAGATCGGCGCGTTGCAGGTCTGGCGCAACGCGCGGAAGGATCCCGCCGGCGCCGTTGCCGCGTACCGGCGCTTCCTGGCGCTCGGCGCGACGCGCCCTCTCCCGGAGCTCTACCGGGAGGCGGGGGTGCAGCTCTCGTTCGATGCCGGGCTGGTCGGGGAGTTGGTGGCCCTGGTCGAGGAGGAGATGACGCAGTTGCGGGGCGCGCTCCTCAAGGCGGCCTAGAGGCCGGTCGATGGTTGCGCCGCTTCAGGCGCCCCGGCAGATTAGCTTCCCGCCAACCCGCCTCGCCACTTGGGAGGAGGTTCTTCAAACCGGAGATTGGATGGCAAAAGAAGAAGGAATTGAAATGGAGGGCGTTGTCCAGGAAGTCCTCCCGGATCGCAACTACCGCGTTCTACTGGACAACGGACACACCATCCTGGCGTATGCGGCAGGGAAGATGTCGAAGTTCAAGATCCGCGTCCTCGAAGGCGACCGTGTCAGCGTTGTCCTCTCTCCGTACGATCTCACGCGCGGCCGGGTGGTCTACCGCCACAAGTAAGCCGGAATTCGTCCCCGCCGGCTAGGTGCCGAGAATCCTGGCGGCGAGCCGGGCGAGGTCGCTCCCCTTCTTCCGCAGTCCTTTCTGCACGGCGTCGTCAATCGCGGCGAGGAAGTCGCTGGCTGTCGGCCAGCGCGCGTTGACGTCGTTGAGCATCCCGCGCGCGAGGACTGCCGCAAGCGCGTCGCCGACGTCGGGGCGCTCCTCCACGAGATCGGGAACCACGTCGGTCGTCTGCTTGGCGAGAATCTGCTCGACCGTGCCGCCCGCGAACGGCGGCCGGCCCAGGAGCGCGAACGCCGCCACCGCCGCCAGCGAATAGAGATCGGTGCGTTGATCGACCCGTTCGCCGAGGAGCTGCTCCGGTGACGCGAACTGGGGCGTCCCGCTCTGTGAAGTCGCGCCGCCGAACCTTCCGGCGCCTCGAAGCGCCAGCGCCAGCCCGAAATCGGTGATGCGAAGCGACCCGTCTGCTTCCAGGAGCATGTTTTCCGGCTTGATGTCGCGGTGCACCAGCCCGAGGGTGTGGGCGTGCCCCAGCGCCGAAAGCGCCTGGCGCAAAAGGCGAAGGACGCGATCGAGCGGAATCGGTCCTTCGGCGGCCACGAGCTGCCCGAGATTGGGACCGTCGACTATCTCCATCGTATACCAGAGGAGACCCGAGCGGCCCGAGATGTCGTAGATGTTGACGATGTTCGGGTGATTGAGCCGGGCGGCAAGCTGCGCTTCGCGGCGGAATCGTTCGACCGTCGCGGCATCCTGCGTGAGATGCGGATGCAGCACCTTCAGCGCGACCTCCCGCTCCAGATGCAGGTCGCGAACGCGGTAGACCCGACCGAAGCCGCCTTCGCCCAGCGGTGCGAGCAGCTCGTAATCATCGCCCAGCGCCCGGCGCAGGCGCGCTTCCCAGTGCGGTCCCTCCCAGCGCGACGCATCGCCGAGATCCCCGGGAAGTGGCGTGAGGCTCACCACCGGTGTCTCGAACGTTCCCGCCTCGCTGGCGAAATCCTCGAGCATCTCGATGGCGGTGAGGTAGCGGCGTCGCGGCTCGGGGAGGAGCGCCCGCTGGATCACGCGTTCGAGCGCGGCCGGCACGATCGGTCGAATGGTGCGCGGTGGAATCAGGTCGCGTGAATCGACCGGCGGTGTCGTTGCCGTCACCGTGTAATAGAGAATCGCGCCGGCGGTGTAGATGTCGCTGGTCGGGTCGCCGGGGGATCCGCGACGCACTTCCGGTGCGATGAACGGCGTCCCGCTCGGCATCTCGTTCGCGGGAATCTCCGGCAACGTCAGATTGCAGTACCGCAGGTCCGTGACACAACCGCGACCCGACATCGTGAGGAGCAACCCCGCGGGAACGACGCGACGCACCACGACACCGCGCGAATGTGCGTGCTCGAGCGCGCCGAGGAGGTCGCGCGCGAGGACATGCACCGTCGGGATCGGCCGCGGCCCGCGCTGGATCGCCTCGGCGAGGCTCTCACCCTCGATCCAGTTTCCGACGCGGTACGCCACGTCGCCGTTGACCGCCGCTTCGTAGACATGCCGGATGGCAGGATGATCGAGGCGGCCGAGGGCCTCGG includes:
- a CDS encoding M3 family oligoendopeptidase, yielding MAMIPLPESSAGFADATWDTLAPFYRELELAPVDASSLEEWLARWSRLDELVTEAASLAMIAYTCDTADESKKTAHLRFTTSILPRLEEAEVLLAKRLIAIGTDRPDFQTALRRFRTAIEIFREANVALVSEAEALAAQYQQTTGTMTVDWGGERVPLPRLAPFLKSHDRAVRESAWRASNSPYVAAHDDLAALFDRMVSIRQQMAHNAGFRDFRDYSFTAKCRFDYTPPDCERLHDAIERHVVPATLRTLEHRRARLGLPALRPWDLAIDPWRETSPVPYRDVKELQETAARIFTSVDPALGDQFRTMMTEHLLDLESRSGKAPGGYCDTLHARGRPFVFMNAAGVAEDVTTLLHEAGHCFHAFASHAKPFIWQRHPGAESAELASMSMELLAAPHLARPVGYYTDADAMSTRLEHLEDALLSLAHIASVDAFQSWIYTSAQGNDAAVRDRTWLALRERFEPGIDWSGLTDERVARWYRQLHIFLYPFYYIEYGIAQIGALQVWRNARKDPAGAVAAYRRFLALGATRPLPELYREAGVQLSFDAGLVGELVALVEEEMTQLRGALLKAA
- a CDS encoding MFS transporter is translated as GMFAFTLLTAVLALWLNARFGVTEKTIGFFFMYYGGLSFVMRSAFLGPVVDRIGEIGALRVGTILLTVGMLLYPLVPTVWLMAVVIPFVPIGTALMFPSVTSLLSHAVNQAELGTMMGVAQTFAGSARVLAPILGTIAFQRLGVNSPFVLGGCIVAMVSWVTFRHIRAPSPAESIV
- a CDS encoding serine/threonine-protein kinase, which encodes MAVTVPETTLHHIESTLSPRFRLDQAVAASSDRFLFLGWDTMLRRNVSIRVTVGGTGAQRGWFLKEAEALGRLDHPAIRHVYEAAVNGDVAYRVGNWIEGESLAEAIQRGPRPIPTVHVLARDLLGALEHAHSRGVVVRRVVPAGLLLTMSGRGCVTDLRYCNLTLPEIPANEMPSGTPFIAPEVRRGSPGDPTSDIYTAGAILYYTVTATTPPVDSRDLIPPRTIRPIVPAALERVIQRALLPEPRRRYLTAIEMLEDFASEAGTFETPVVSLTPLPGDLGDASRWEGPHWEARLRRALGDDYELLAPLGEGGFGRVYRVRDLHLEREVALKVLHPHLTQDAATVERFRREAQLAARLNHPNIVNIYDISGRSGLLWYTMEIVDGPNLGQLVAAEGPIPLDRVLRLLRQALSALGHAHTLGLVHRDIKPENMLLEADGSLRITDFGLALALRGAGRFGGATSQSGTPQFASPEQLLGERVDQRTDLYSLAAVAAFALLGRPPFAGGTVEQILAKQTTDVVPDLVEERPDVGDALAAVLARGMLNDVNARWPTASDFLAAIDDAVQKGLRKKGSDLARLAARILGT
- the infA gene encoding translation initiation factor IF-1; amino-acid sequence: MAKEEGIEMEGVVQEVLPDRNYRVLLDNGHTILAYAAGKMSKFKIRVLEGDRVSVVLSPYDLTRGRVVYRHK